Genomic DNA from Methanosarcina sp. MTP4:
GGACTGTAAAACACATCTTCCTCAAGGAAGAAGATGCAAAGATGGAAGAGGAGTTAAAGGAAGATTAGGGAAAGGGGATTTGAGGGGAAAGGAAGGGAAGTAAAGCAGGAGAAACAATATAGGGAAAGTTGAATAGATAAGATTGAGAAGAGATTAGAGTGAGTGCCGGCAGGTGCTCATTTAAAAGCCGGCTTTGCGGTCTAATCCCTATTCTTTTTAGGCTATGTGTTTGAGTAAATGCTTCTTTTTCAGGTCTTATTTCGTTCCAGGTTTATTTTCCGACTTTAACTTACCGTTTTTACCAGCTATTTCCTTTATGACCAAAGTTCGTCTTTGATCCTGTAGTTTTTAATGGCGTTTTAATAGGCATCTGTTCGCTAATGATGTCTATTCGCTAATTAGGTCTGTCCTCTGATCTTGTATTTTCAGGTATGTCCTTTCGACCATATGACCTGTTGAGCTTTCTGATTCATTTTTAATTTAGGAGGCGCTCATACCGGCATACTTGATCTGTATGGACACCTAGTCCCAATAAGTAATAAAGTGTTCAATGTATTTATAATTTATTGTTATTTATATGAAAATAATACATACTAAATGATACAAAGAAGAGAATCCAAGATTAAACATGACCCACAATCATCTGATTTCCTGCAGAAAGAAATAGAAAGTCAAAAAATATCCGAGAAAAATGAAAACGAGGAAGAGGTTATCGGAACCCTCATAAGGTTTTGAGCCCATACAAAAGTAGGGGGATACGAAATGGAATTAGCCATTAGAATAGCTCTTTTAGCCATCATGGTAATCACCCTCTTGCTCTGGATTGCAGGCGTCAATTATGCCAAATTTGCCTGGTTTGCCGCAGCAGGGATGTTCATACTTTACACATTTTATTCTTTGATAAAAAAGTTAAGCCTCATACGCTCCAAGTGAACTACCCATCCCTGTTTCCTTCAAAGTCGAGGAGGGGGCCTTTCCACCTGCTGAGATAAAGGATTGAGAGGTGGAAGAAAGAAAAGAAGGGAGAGAAAGAGAAGAGGAGAAAAATTCAGCTTTCTTCAGCCTTTTGCACAAGCTCCAGACCCAGGTTCATCAGTTCTTCAGCCCTTGCTTCGGTCTTTGCTTCCGCAAAGATTCGGAAAATAGGTTCGGTGCCCGAAGGCCGGATCAGGACCCAACCGTCTTCATAATAGAGCTTGACTCCGTCGATGGTATCCATTTTGACCCCGCTGCCTGCAACTTCGGTTTTCACCTTTTCCAGGGTAGCTTGAAGGTCCCCAACTGGTACTTTCGTCTTTGCATTGAAGTATTCCGGCACGGTCTTCGTAAGTTCGGACAGCTTCTTCCCCCCTACCATAATTTCAAGGAGTTTTGCACAGGCCATGGCCCCGTCCCGGCAGTACTGGTGCTCAGGGAAAATTAGCCCACCATTGCCCTCTCCCCCGAAAACCGCATTTACTTCCATCATCTTGCGGGCAACGTTGATGGATCCTACTGCAGTCCAGTGTAGTTCGACCCCTGCTTCCGCCGCAACATCGGCCATGCGCTGGGAAGAGCTAACAGGGGTAACAATAGGCCCCTTTTTCTGTTCGAGTACGTACTTCGCCATCATTGAAAGCAAGACTTCCTCGTTGACAAAATCCCCGTTTTCATCCATGAAGACTATACGGTCAGCGTCCCCGTCATGAGCTGCCCCAAAATCTGCCCCGGTCTTCTTCACAAGTGCGGAAAGCTCTGTCAGGGCGTCAGGGGTGGGCTCGGGGTTCCTCCAAGGAAAAGTCCCGTCAACCTGGGCGCCCAGGGTCAGCACTTCACAGCCAAGTTCTTTGAGCAGGAAGGGGAGAGTAAGGGCACCTGCCCCGCAGCCCGTGTCCACTACAACCCTGAACCTGCGCTTCCGGATAGCTTCGGCGTCCACGGAGCGGATGACGTTCCGGAGGTAATATTCATTCACCCCCGGATCAGTTTTGAAGTTCCCCGTCTTTTCCCAGGAAACG
This window encodes:
- the glmM gene encoding phosphoglucosamine mutase translates to MALFGTNGVRGTANEYITPEMAVNVARSLGTYMGSKGTVAIGSDTRISGQMLKSAAIAGALSTGLSVIDVGMAPTPSIQYYVRDFADAGIVITASHNPREDNGIKLIAGDGSEFPRDGERDIEKIYFSGEYSTVSWEKTGNFKTDPGVNEYYLRNVIRSVDAEAIRKRRFRVVVDTGCGAGALTLPFLLKELGCEVLTLGAQVDGTFPWRNPEPTPDALTELSALVKKTGADFGAAHDGDADRIVFMDENGDFVNEEVLLSMMAKYVLEQKKGPIVTPVSSSQRMADVAAEAGVELHWTAVGSINVARKMMEVNAVFGGEGNGGLIFPEHQYCRDGAMACAKLLEIMVGGKKLSELTKTVPEYFNAKTKVPVGDLQATLEKVKTEVAGSGVKMDTIDGVKLYYEDGWVLIRPSGTEPIFRIFAEAKTEARAEELMNLGLELVQKAEES